One Salvelinus sp. IW2-2015 unplaced genomic scaffold, ASM291031v2 Un_scaffold9233, whole genome shotgun sequence genomic window, ataaaaaaacgttttttagaaatgtttgcaaatgcatcAAACTGAAATGCCTTATTacgtaagtgttcagaccctttgctctgagactcgaaattgaactcctgtgcatcctgtttttaaattgatcatccttgatgtttctacaacttggttggagtccgcctgtggtaaattcaattaattggacatgatttggaaaggcacacacacctgtctatataaggtcccacagttgacagtgcatgtaagagcaaaaaccaatcaatgaggtcgaaggaattgtccgtaagcTCCGAGACTAAATTGTGTTGAGGCAAGATCTGGGGAATGGTTCCAAAAAATTTCTGAAACATTGAAGGGGACCAAGAACATAGTTACTCCATTATtctaagtggaagaagtttggaaccacaagattcttactagagctgtctgcccggccaaatgagcaatcggggagaaggaccttggtcagagagttgaccaagaacctaatggtcactctgacagagctccagcgttcctctgtggagatgggagaaccttccagaaggacaaccatctctgcagcactccaccaatcagacattTTATGTTAGTggctagatggaagccactcctcagtaaaaggcacatgacatcctgcttggagtttgcacaAGGCACCTAAAAgatctctcagaccatgagaaacaagattttcttgtttgaaaccaagattgaactctttggcctgaatgccaagcgtcacatctggagcaacctggcaccatctttacggtgaagcatggggtggtggtttggcagcatcatgctgtgaggatgtttttcagcagcagggactgggagactagtaaggatcaagggaaagatgaacgaagcaaagtacagagatatccttgatgaaaacatgctccagagtgctcaggacctcagactggggcaatggttcaccttccatcaagtcaacaaccccaagcacacagccaagatgacGCAGgagttctgaatgtccttgattggcccagccagaggccggacttgaacccgatcggacatctctggagagacctgaaaatagccgtgaagcgaccctccccatccaacctgacagagcttgaaaggatctgcaagaagaagaatgggagaaactccccaaatacatttgtgccaagcttgtagcatcatacccaagtagactcgaggctgtaatcgctaccaaaggtgcttcaacaaagtcctgagtaaagggtctgaatacttatgtaaatgtcataattcagtttattttgaataaataaataatgtttttgctttttcattacggggtattgtgtgtagattgaggggggaaaaaacaaatattttagaataaggctgtaacataacaatgtggaaaaagtcaaggggtctgaatactttccgaatgcactctgtGTGCCCGATCTGCCTTCCTTTTTATAAGGGAAAATAAGAAATggtcatagagaatgatagaggctgCTGGTGGCCGAAAGGCCGTATTAGCATGGGCAGCGACATTTGAGgccttccaccattttaatgtagKCAACTGGGTGGTAcatccaacttcattggctgatccctcctggtgactcTGTTGGAGTCATGGCCaactgggtcatcaggagggatcagccaattgtgaaaaagtgaaattgactacttcaaattGGATTGCGCTGCCCTTGCGGTCACAAATGCAAAGATGATTCCTATCTCTAGGGTCAGGGTCTGTAGATGAATTGTGGGTGATTGATTATTTGGTGCCACTAGTGGTATAACATTACCCGTTGATCATGGCTATCTGTCTTCTTTCCCTTGCAGCCCTACGCCTTCCAGGCCAGAGAGTTCTTGCGCAAGATGCTGATTGGGAAGGAGGTATGCTTCACAGTGGAGGTCAAGACTGCTCTGGGCAGAGAATACGGCATGGTGTACCTGGGCAGAGGTGAGAAGACCACCAGACACTTTCACAAGCCTAGCCACAATTAGAGGCCAGAGTTACTTCTAGTCGGGGAAAAACATCCCTACATCAGTGGTGCACTATTTGTCTATATCCCACAGGGATATTTTTCCATTCAGGGATAGGATTTCAATTCCCTCCTTGAGTTGACTGCATTTGTGTTGATCGAGTGAATGGACTCTTTTTCATGCGTGAACCCTCCACTGTGCCTTATACATCATACAACCCACTTTGCCCTTTACTAAAactctgtctctatttctttTGAGTGTtaaatcctctgtctctctctctagacacCACCGGYGAGAACATTGCTGAATCTCTGGTGAACGAGGGCCTCGCCACTGTCCGCAGGGAAGGAATCCGGGGCAACAAGTAAGACTCAGCAGTGCTGTGATATCACAAGCAACAGGGTGCATCAGTCTTTTAACAGGGTATTGATTGATTTACCAAGGCTTTAATCAGCCCCATGGAGATTTGAAATGGTGGTAACCAGGGAAACACAACGCAGTCAATTTGTCACAGTAGAATTTGTCGTCGTTACATGCGTAAGATGATGGACTAAACATCAGTCATCTGTCTGTGACATCTCTGATTATTTTCCTATTGTGACATCAACACACTGTCCACTTGCCGTGATGCCACAGAAGTGTAAAGTGTGATGTCACAATACAACACTTGCACTATGACAGAGATTAGAACCCCACTTGAGGGTTTCAGTTAAGGTGTGAGTCCAGGTGGTGGCAGTGTTGCACTGCAGTAACATTGAGGTTTTCCCACTGATCGGCAGTCTCATAAGCCTCTGTCATACATAGCATAAAGCTCACCAGTCTAATAACTGTCCCAAAACACCCTTTCACCTCTGAGTGATTGATCGCCCCCTATTGGGCTTGACTGGGCACTACAGGAGTTCAGTGCTGTGAAACCCTGTTATCACTGTGGGTACCAGATGAATTAATAAATGGTCTGCCTGCATATTTCAGACCTAATGACTCGTTTCAAGCATTCCACGCAATGGCTTGGAACAGGCTTTAATGTAAACGCCTCTACGCAGGCTGTCGTTTGGCCCAAATGGGGTATCTATTATGGTGGGAGGGCTGGGAGACGAGCAGACCCTTATTCATTAGCCTGGCGATTACTCTTGACGATCACCCCAATCGGAGGGcgatgatgatttgaaaaagagCGGGCGAGCACATGTTCCAAACCTGGCTGTTGAGATAGTGGGACTGGGTTCTTTGTTGAAATGTGCACTGTGTAAATTGAGCCTTTTTA contains:
- the LOC112079725 gene encoding staphylococcal nuclease domain-containing protein 1; this translates as VLSGCAIIVRGQPRGGPPPERQINLSNIRTGVLARRAPQSQPDQKDTPDEPYAFQAREFLRKMLIGKEVCFTVEVKTALGREYGMVYLGRDTTGENIAESLVNEGLATVRREGIRGNK